A portion of the Fulvia fulva chromosome 1, complete sequence genome contains these proteins:
- a CDS encoding Peroxiredoxin, mitochondrial — MASSLRLGSTAPNFDAETTAGPINFHDFIGDNWVILFSHPEDYTPVCTTELGAFAKLEPEFTKRGAKLIGLSANTIESHGGWIKDINEISGSNLRFPIIGDKERKVALAYDMIDHQDATNVDEKGIAFTIRSVFIIDPKKTIRLILSYPASTGRNTAEVLRVLDSLQTGDKHKVTTPINWVPGDDVIVHPSIKTPEAEKLFPKMQVVKPYLRFTPLPKEQTSAAV; from the exons ATGGCTTCCTCACTCCGCCTCGGTAGCACTGCACCAAACTTCGACGCCGAGACCACTGCAGGCCCAATCAACTTCCACGACTTCATTGGCGACAATTGGGTCATTCTGTTCTCTCACCCAGAGGACTACACTCCAGTTTGCACCACTGAGCTCGGTGCTTTCGCCAAGCTCGAGCCCGAGTTTACCAAGCGTGGCGCAAAGCTCATCGGTCTCAGTGCCAACACCATTGAGAGCCATGGCGGCTGGATCAAGGACATCAACGAGATTTCCGGCAGCAACCTCCGCTTCCCCATCATCGGTGACAAGGAGCGCAAGGTCGCTCTTGCCTACGACAT GATCGACCACCAGGATGCGACCAACGTTGACGAGAAGGGCATCGCCTTCACCATCCGCAGCGTCTTCATCATCGACCCAAAGAAGACCATCCGCCTGATCCTCTCCTACCCAGCTTCGACCGGCCGCAACACTGCCGAGGTTCTGCGCGTGCTCGATTCTCTCCAGACGGGTGACAAGCACAAGGTCACCACTCCAATCAACTGGGTGCCAGGTGACGATGTGATTGTGCACCCAAGCATCAAGACCCCTGAGGCCGAGAAGTTGTTCCCAAAGATGCAGGTCGTGAAGCCATATTTGCGATTCACACCTCTTCCAAAGGAGCAGACGTCTGCTGCGGTTTGA